A DNA window from Coffea arabica cultivar ET-39 chromosome 6c, Coffea Arabica ET-39 HiFi, whole genome shotgun sequence contains the following coding sequences:
- the LOC113695007 gene encoding dual specificity phosphatase Cdc25-like: MSRSISYITSSQLLSLKRRPNIAIVDVRDDERSYDGHIAGSLHFASDTFLDKIPSLIDAAKGKDTLVFHCALSQVRGPRCARRFADYLAEMKEDAGIKNIMILERGYNGWEASGRPVCRCTEIPCKGDSRVPSV; encoded by the exons CTCCTCTCAGCTCCTCTCCCTGAAACGTCGACCCAATATTGCCATCGTAGACGTTAG AGATGACGAAAGGAGTTACGATGGGCACATAGCTGGATCGCTCCACTTCGCCAGCGATACTTTTCTTGACAAAATCCCGAGTCTTATTGATGCCGCTAAAGGGAAGGACACCTTGGTTTTCCATTGCGCTCTCAGCCAG GTTCGTGGACCAAGATGCGCCAGAAGGTTTGCTGATTATCTGGCTGAAATGAAAGAGGATGCcggaataaaaaatattatgatTCTTGAACGTGGATACAACGGATGGGAAGCCTCGGGTAGACCTGTTTGCCGCTGCACTGAGATCCCGTGCAAGGGAGACAGCAGAGTACCTTCAGTTTAG